One window of the Nicotiana tabacum cultivar K326 chromosome 4, ASM71507v2, whole genome shotgun sequence genome contains the following:
- the LOC107779178 gene encoding uncharacterized protein LOC107779178, with amino-acid sequence METKENAAAATVQHVTKASSDQLLRKFAEMGSESEDKALAKKELGLAKRRKRIQPTADGSSTTTVLGERKSLLPPVGSQRSVALIRRLGIGKTKSRARDFRNRSFLGTIEKTWRRTVEGASKVFIEKHYNRHRRLISDTY; translated from the exons ATGGAAACAAAGGAAAATGCTGCTGCTGCTACAGTTCAACATGTAACAAAAGCATCATCAGATCAGCTTCTAAGGAAGTTTGCAGAGATGGGTTCTGAATCAGAAGATAAAGCTTTAGCTAAGAAGGAACTCGGGTTAGCTAAACGCAGGAAAAGAATACAACCCACTGCCGATGGGAGCAGCACTACTACTGTTTTGGGTGAGAGGAAGTCCCTTCTACCTCCTGTTGGTTCTCAACGATCCGTGGCATTGATTCGGCGTTTAGGAATTGGAAAAACTAAGAGTAGAGCTAGGGATTTCAGGAACAGATCCTTTTTGGGTACTATTGAGAAG ACATGGCGCAGAACTGTTGAAGGAGCTTCCAAGGTCTTCATTGAGAAACATTACAACCGGCACAGGCGTCTGATAAGTGATACGTATTAG
- the LOC107779181 gene encoding protein STIG1 precursor, translating to MAFINLLILIILTLSSTPITTMSIPETNRRNATTNSYTDVALSARKGAFPPPRKLGEYSTNSTDYNLICKTCKRLSERNTCCFNYSCVDVSTNRFNCGSCGLVCNLGTRCCGGICVDIQKDNGNCGKCSNVCSPGQKCSFGFCDYA from the coding sequence ATGGCTTTTATCAACCTTCTCATTCTCATCATCCTCACTCTTTCTAGCACACCAATTACCACAATGTCTATACCCGAGACAAACCGTAGAAATGCAACTACAAACTCTTACACCGATGTTGCTCTTTCTGCGCGAAAAGGTGCATTTCCTCCTCCCAGAAAGCTAGGAGAATACTCGACAAATTCTACCGACTACAACTTGATCTGCAAAACTTGCAAGAGATTATCGGAACGCAATACATGTTGTTTCAACTACAGTTGTGTTGATGTGTCCACCAACAGGTTCAACTGTGGCTCCTGTGGCCTTGTCTGTAACCTTGGAACGAGATGCTGTGGTGGGATCTGTGTGGACATCCAGAAAGACAATGGCAATTGTGGCAAGTGTTCTAATGTTTGCTCTCCTGGTCAGAAGTGTTCATTTGGGTTTTGTGACTATGCCTAA